A window of Longimicrobium sp. contains these coding sequences:
- a CDS encoding CASTOR/POLLUX-related putative ion channel — protein MPRTISPRQRLRYRFDNTMARGPGALIFWLFLVSAVIITAVAAVIVVAGIGPAGSGFVEDTWSALLHALDTGTIAGDEGWPLRLAMLAVTIVGIFLVSTLIGILTTGLGARLERLRKGRSFVAEEGHTVILGWSPQVVTIVQELVLANANLRRSCIAILADRDAVEMQDEIRARVPRPGGTRLVYRTGNPIDLADLEIVNPHGAKAIIILPPEGGDPDAYVIKAVLAITNNPARRQEPYHIVTALRDPRNHEVARMVGGDEVSLVLAGDLIARVTAQTCRQSGLSVAYTELMDFGGDEIYFKAEPALAGKTFGEALTAYEDSALVGLRFADGRIRLNPPMDTRLADGDRVIAISADDDTIRLSGAAAAIDEGAIRTARAREKAPERTLVLGWNDRASAIIAELDAYVGPGSTALVVGDGDEVAQARADAGRMGDRQLANLAVTLRRGDTTDRRMLDALEVETFDHIIVLSSAEGAGDGCGHGDAVQQADARTLITLLHLRDIQDRLGRDFSIVSEMLDIRNRELAQVTRADDFIVSDNLVSLLLSQISENRELAVVFRDLFDPEGSEIYLKPAGDFVETGRPVNFHTVVESARRQGQVAIGYRTQADALDPARSFGVKLNPRKSQPVTFAAADQVIVLAEE, from the coding sequence ATGGCGCGCGGGCCGGGCGCGCTGATCTTCTGGCTCTTCCTCGTTTCCGCCGTGATCATCACCGCGGTGGCGGCGGTGATCGTGGTGGCGGGGATCGGGCCGGCTGGCAGCGGCTTCGTGGAGGACACCTGGTCGGCGCTGCTGCACGCGCTGGACACGGGGACCATCGCGGGCGACGAGGGATGGCCGCTGCGCCTGGCCATGCTGGCGGTGACCATCGTCGGCATCTTCCTGGTCAGCACGCTCATCGGCATCCTGACCACGGGGCTGGGGGCGCGGCTGGAGCGGCTCAGGAAGGGGCGCTCGTTCGTGGCCGAGGAGGGGCACACCGTCATCCTGGGCTGGTCGCCGCAGGTCGTGACCATCGTGCAGGAGCTGGTGCTGGCGAACGCCAACCTGCGCCGCTCGTGCATCGCCATCCTGGCCGACCGCGACGCGGTGGAGATGCAGGACGAGATCCGCGCCCGCGTTCCCCGCCCCGGTGGCACGCGCCTGGTCTACCGCACCGGGAACCCCATCGACCTGGCCGACCTGGAGATCGTGAACCCGCACGGCGCCAAGGCGATCATCATCCTCCCTCCCGAGGGCGGCGACCCGGACGCGTACGTGATCAAGGCGGTGCTGGCGATCACCAACAATCCCGCGCGGCGCCAGGAGCCGTACCACATCGTCACCGCGCTGCGCGACCCGCGCAACCACGAGGTGGCCAGGATGGTGGGCGGCGACGAGGTGAGCCTGGTGCTGGCCGGCGACCTGATCGCGCGGGTGACGGCGCAGACCTGCCGCCAGTCCGGCCTCTCCGTGGCCTACACCGAGCTGATGGACTTCGGGGGAGACGAGATCTACTTCAAGGCCGAGCCCGCGCTCGCCGGGAAGACCTTCGGCGAGGCGCTGACGGCGTACGAGGACTCGGCGCTCGTCGGCCTGCGCTTCGCGGACGGGCGCATCCGCCTGAACCCGCCGATGGACACGCGCCTGGCGGACGGCGACCGGGTGATCGCCATCTCCGCCGACGACGACACCATCCGCCTCTCCGGCGCGGCGGCGGCGATCGACGAGGGCGCCATCCGCACCGCGCGGGCGCGGGAGAAGGCGCCCGAGCGGACGCTGGTGCTGGGGTGGAACGACCGGGCGAGCGCGATCATCGCCGAGCTGGACGCCTACGTGGGGCCGGGGAGCACCGCGCTGGTGGTGGGCGACGGCGACGAGGTGGCGCAGGCGCGCGCCGACGCGGGGCGGATGGGCGACCGGCAGCTGGCGAACCTGGCCGTCACGCTGCGGCGCGGGGACACCACCGACCGGCGGATGCTGGACGCGCTGGAGGTGGAGACCTTCGACCACATCATCGTGCTGAGCAGCGCCGAGGGCGCGGGAGACGGGTGCGGGCATGGCGACGCGGTGCAGCAGGCCGACGCGCGGACGCTCATCACCCTGCTGCACCTGCGCGACATCCAGGACCGGCTGGGGCGCGACTTCAGCATCGTCAGCGAGATGCTGGACATCCGCAACCGCGAGCTGGCGCAGGTCACCCGCGCCGACGACTTCATCGTCAGCGACAACCTGGTGAGCCTGCTGCTGTCGCAGATTTCCGAGAACCGCGAGCTGGCGGTAGTTTTCCGCGACCTGTTCGACCCCGAGGGGAGCGAGATCTACCTGAAGCCGGCCGGCGATTTCGTGGAAACGGGGCGGCCGGTTAACTTCCACACCGTGGTGGAGTCGGCGCGGCGGCAGGGGCAGGTGGCCATCGGCTACCGCACGCAGGCCGACGCGCTGGACCCGGCGCGGTCGTTCGGGGTGAAGCTGAACCCGCGCAAGAGCCAGCCGGTCACCTTCGCCGCCGCCGACCAGGTGATCGTGCTGGCGGAGGAGTAG
- a CDS encoding glucose-6-phosphate isomerase (catalyzes the formation of D-fructose 6-phosphate from D-glucose 6-phosphate), whose translation MGGDGIVLDYNNMLAPRLGGGHGIDPARLDAMAERFRAAHADAQERRRSGELGFYALPDDVETVKSIRQFAEGVGQTFSTIVVLGIGGSALGTIALRTALLHPFWNELGDEEREFFPRLYVLDNVDPATIAPFLDRLDIRRTLFLVVSKSGGTAETMSQYLIIRQRLQAELDDGYVRHLLFITDPKKGVLREIATAEGIATLPIPPSVGGRFSVLSAVGLLPAAMVGIDITGLLAGAAEMRERCDTDDLHRNPAALFGTLQYLADTEKHANVQVMMPYSDPLKDVADWFRQLWAESLGKQKSRDGDDIFVGPTPVKALGTTDQHSQVQEYVEGPFDKTITFLAVREPAVDLDIPKLHAELGELGYLGGHTLNELLNTERLATEAALAKRGRMNMTIELPRVDARSLGGLLMLLEIATVYAGHLYGIDPMDQPGVELGKQLTYGIMGRQGYDEFKQEWEGREPKRDEWIIR comes from the coding sequence ATGGGCGGCGACGGAATCGTGCTCGACTACAACAACATGCTGGCGCCGCGGCTGGGCGGCGGGCACGGGATCGACCCCGCGCGCCTGGACGCCATGGCGGAGCGCTTCCGCGCGGCGCACGCCGACGCGCAGGAGCGCCGCCGTTCCGGCGAGCTGGGCTTCTACGCGCTCCCCGACGACGTGGAGACGGTGAAGTCGATCCGCCAGTTCGCGGAAGGGGTGGGGCAGACGTTCAGCACCATCGTGGTGCTCGGCATCGGCGGAAGCGCGCTGGGGACCATCGCGCTGCGCACCGCGCTGCTGCACCCGTTCTGGAACGAGCTGGGCGACGAGGAGCGCGAGTTCTTCCCCCGCCTCTACGTGCTCGACAACGTCGACCCGGCCACCATCGCCCCCTTCCTGGACCGGCTCGACATCCGCCGTACGCTCTTCCTGGTCGTCTCCAAGAGCGGCGGGACGGCGGAGACCATGAGCCAGTACCTGATCATCCGCCAGCGGCTGCAGGCGGAGCTGGACGACGGGTACGTGCGCCATCTCCTCTTCATCACCGACCCGAAGAAGGGGGTGCTGAGGGAGATCGCCACGGCGGAGGGGATCGCCACCCTTCCCATCCCCCCCTCGGTCGGCGGCCGCTTCTCCGTACTTTCCGCGGTGGGCCTCCTCCCCGCGGCGATGGTGGGGATCGACATCACCGGGCTGCTGGCGGGCGCGGCGGAGATGCGCGAGCGGTGCGACACCGACGATCTCCATCGCAACCCGGCCGCCCTCTTCGGCACGCTGCAGTACCTGGCCGACACCGAGAAGCACGCCAACGTGCAGGTGATGATGCCGTACTCGGACCCGCTGAAGGACGTGGCGGACTGGTTCCGGCAGCTGTGGGCCGAGTCGCTGGGGAAGCAGAAATCGCGCGACGGCGACGATATCTTCGTGGGCCCCACGCCGGTGAAGGCGCTGGGGACCACGGACCAGCACTCGCAGGTGCAGGAGTACGTGGAGGGGCCGTTCGACAAGACCATCACCTTCCTCGCCGTCCGCGAGCCGGCCGTGGACCTCGACATCCCGAAGCTGCACGCTGAATTGGGCGAGCTCGGCTATCTCGGCGGGCACACGCTGAACGAGCTGCTGAACACCGAGCGGCTGGCGACCGAGGCCGCGCTGGCCAAGCGCGGGCGGATGAACATGACGATCGAGCTGCCGCGGGTGGACGCGCGGTCGCTGGGCGGGCTGCTCATGCTGCTGGAGATCGCCACCGTGTACGCGGGGCACCTGTACGGCATCGACCCCATGGACCAGCCGGGGGTGGAGCTGGGTAAACAGTTGACGTACGGCATCATGGGCCGCCAGGGCTACGACGAGTTCAAACAGGAATGGGAAGGGCGAGAGC